GCTCAGCGCGTTGTTGACCGAAGCAAATTGGTCGGAACCAAGCTGAACCTTCGCGGTGCCGAGCGGCTGGTTGCGCAGTCACGTGGTCAGGTGCTGATCGTCTATTCGTGGTCAGCGACGGATCAGGGGTTTATCCGGCTCGTCAAATCCCTGGCGCGCGGTAGCGAGGTTCGGTTCATTGGCATCAACCTCGATCCGGATAAGGAGAAGGCAAAAGTCCTCGCCAAAACGCTCGGTGCCCCAGGCTGGCAAGTCTATGACGGAGGAGGCTTGGACGGACTGGTGGCAACGGACCTCCATCTTGTGCTTCCCACATCGCTTTACGTGATCGATCGAGAGGGCATTGTCCGAGTGGTCGACGGGCACGTCGACCCGGCGTCGAGACTCTCGGAAGTTCTGGCGGTGAAAGGAGGCAAGTCATGAAACGGTTCTGGCTTGGCGCTGCGCTGATTCTGGCCCTCACGGCCAACATCGCGGAGGCGACCTTCTCCTATACATGGACAACGCCATCCCAGGTTAACGTGGGCGCGGCGTACGATGTATCCGTAGATATTTACTGGGCACCCGACTACGAATACGACTACCAGTATTCCGTCACGTTGTGGTACAACGGATCAACGCCGAAGCAGTACGGGAATGGGTATTCCTGGGACACGCTCACCTTGAGCGATAGTGGCAACGAAACGGCGGCGGGTAGAATCTACTGGTTGGCTGATTGCCAGTCGTACGAAGGCGAGTACAGCTCTGGTTATCAATACATCGACGTCGTCGCCGGGAACCGGGCTCCCGTGCCGGGGATCTCTGTCGACGGACGAAGCGCGGGGCAGACGATCACCCGCCCTTATGGCGGATCGGTCGCGCTGACGGTACGCCACACGGCTACTGACGCCGACGGAAACCTGAGCGGCATTCGTTATAACATCTGGAATGCGACGACCGGGTTTTTCGATAACGGTGGAGCATTTGTCCCGCAATCCGGCGGATCTGGTGCGGTGGTCCGAAACGTGACGCTCGATACGGACGGCGATTGGTATTTCTGGACCGATGCTGAGGATAGTCAGGGAGCGTATTCCAGTACGGGCGACTGGGGCAGTGGCTTTCACCTGGTGGTTGTTGTGGCGGCGAACAATCCGCCGACAAGCGAACTATCTGTGTCGAACGCCTCGCCCTACTACAACCAGAGCATCACATTGACTTCCACGATTCAGGATGCCGACGGGAACCTGGTCGACCAAGCAGTGGATGTCTCCACTGATAATTCAAACTGGACGAGCGGGTGGAATAACTGGTCAGGCACGACCGCGTGGGTGATTTCAGGGAGCAGTGCAACCGGCACCATCACCTACACGCCACCTAGTGTCGGTACGTACTACTTTAGGTCGCGCGGAGCGGACTCAGCGAACGCGCGTTCCGCTTTTGCCACCGTGACCGTAACGGTCAACCGAGCACCGATGACAGCTCCGACGAGTCAGAACTATCCGAACGTCGAAAGCGGGGTGTCGTGGACACCCGCGATCAACGGCAACTCCGTGAGCGGGACGGGAGCGCTGCTGTACAACGTGGCGGGCAAGACTAACTGGGGTTCCTCCCCTTGGACGACAGAGCCGGGAACATACACGTTCTTTGTGGGCCAACTGGCAGACGCTAACCATGAAGGCAATGAGGTGGATCCCATCGTCGGTCGGATCATGGTGAATTATCAGCGTTATGAGATTACAGTGCCGCGGAGAACCGCGACGTTCTCGTTTTCGGGTGGTCCTTTCACCTACGACGGTAGTTCCAAATCGGTATCGGTGTCGGTGTCGCCATCGGGTGCGACGTACTCCACGAGTGGCGCGTATAGCGCGACTGACTCAGGGACCTATACGGCGTACGCCACCGCTACGGGCAGCTACTCCGGAAATGACCAATACTCCTGGACAATTGAAAAAGCGACCCAAGCGGCCGTGTCCATTACCCCGGGGGCGCAGACCGTGCAAAGAGGGGCGTCGATACAATTCACGGCCCACGGTGGGAGTGGAGCCGGGAGTTATATGTGGGGTGGTGCGGCACAGGGCAGCGGTGACACTTGCGAGGTAGTATTCAATGAAATCGGATCGAGATCGGTAACAGTCACTCGCAAGGGTGACATCAACTACATTGATTCAGCTGAGGCTAGCATTGCGATCATGGTTACGGCGCCGCCGCAATACACCGTAGCCGTCGCGGCCAGCCCGACGACCGGAGGTGTTGTTACCGGTGCAGGGACGTATGACAGCGGAACAACGGCAACGATTACGGCGACCGCCAGCGCCGGGTTTCGGTTCAACGGGTGGTCAGGCGATGCCACTGGGAGCGTCTCGCCGCTGTCAGTGACGGTAACTCGAAATATGTCGATTACGGCGGAGTTTGCGCCAATCGGCTCGAGTCCGACCATCGCTGGTCAACCTTCGGGACAGTTGAAGATCGAGGGCGGTACGGTGGCAATCGCCGTAACCGCGACGGGAAGCGATCCGCTGCAGTACCAGTGGCGGAAGGATGGCGTTGTGATACCGGGCGCGAACAGCGCCACGTACGTGATCCAGAACGCTCAGGTGGGAAACTCGGGTAGCTATTCATGCCGGGTTGAGAACAGCTATGGATATGCGGACTCGATGGCGGTTGTCGTCACGGTGTTACGGGCGGCAGGCGATGAGGATAACGACGGCGTGGAGAACGCGGTAGAAGTCGCGTTGGGCCTGAATCCACTTAGCGCGGACGACGTATGGGTACACAGGTTCAAGTATAGTGAACTTGGGTATCTTGATGAGTCACCGGGAGGGAAATATTCGGAAATCGACGCAGAAGGTAACATCAAGGCAACTCACCCATGAAATCCGGGAACTTAGCTCAACCTGCCATGATCGATGCTCTCACAATGGGGAAGTGCTTTGCTCCAAAATGCGGCTGGTTTGGAGACTTCATGCGTGCGTGCCGCGGTGTCATGGATCATATTAGCCGAGGCCCCATTGGCACGGGAGTTGTAGCGGCGCTACTCTGGAGTGCACTGCCAAGCACGACGGCCAAGGCAGCCAGTGTCTCGCCTGACGACGCTGGGAGCTTTGAACTCATTGACTGGTCGGAGGGCAGCGCGTGGCGCCAAAAGCTCCAAGATGGAAAGTATGCCACGCGAGCAAAGGGCGAACAA
The DNA window shown above is from Opitutus sp. ER46 and carries:
- a CDS encoding immunoglobulin domain-containing protein; protein product: MKRFWLGAALILALTANIAEATFSYTWTTPSQVNVGAAYDVSVDIYWAPDYEYDYQYSVTLWYNGSTPKQYGNGYSWDTLTLSDSGNETAAGRIYWLADCQSYEGEYSSGYQYIDVVAGNRAPVPGISVDGRSAGQTITRPYGGSVALTVRHTATDADGNLSGIRYNIWNATTGFFDNGGAFVPQSGGSGAVVRNVTLDTDGDWYFWTDAEDSQGAYSSTGDWGSGFHLVVVVAANNPPTSELSVSNASPYYNQSITLTSTIQDADGNLVDQAVDVSTDNSNWTSGWNNWSGTTAWVISGSSATGTITYTPPSVGTYYFRSRGADSANARSAFATVTVTVNRAPMTAPTSQNYPNVESGVSWTPAINGNSVSGTGALLYNVAGKTNWGSSPWTTEPGTYTFFVGQLADANHEGNEVDPIVGRIMVNYQRYEITVPRRTATFSFSGGPFTYDGSSKSVSVSVSPSGATYSTSGAYSATDSGTYTAYATATGSYSGNDQYSWTIEKATQAAVSITPGAQTVQRGASIQFTAHGGSGAGSYMWGGAAQGSGDTCEVVFNEIGSRSVTVTRKGDINYIDSAEASIAIMVTAPPQYTVAVAASPTTGGVVTGAGTYDSGTTATITATASAGFRFNGWSGDATGSVSPLSVTVTRNMSITAEFAPIGSSPTIAGQPSGQLKIEGGTVAIAVTATGSDPLQYQWRKDGVVIPGANSATYVIQNAQVGNSGSYSCRVENSYGYADSMAVVVTVLRAAGDEDNDGVENAVEVALGLNPLSADDVWVHRFKYSELGYLDESPGGKYSEIDAEGNIKATHP